From the genome of Pseudanabaena sp. BC1403, one region includes:
- a CDS encoding DUF262 domain-containing protein, with product MAEPLFINELIHKVTDGSIRIPSFQRGFIWDADRVAHLMDSMYKGFPFGSVLFWRTKQPLKTERTLGPFVLPEKDPDYPVDYVLDGQQRVTSIFGVFQTALEPKVDEDPSMFKIYFDLSQSNSLQDSLFIFVPDNEVDPEKHFPLNLLFDPPSYRRYLRTMSEEIAEKIDVLFQKFNTARIPVQTFSTDDRTAVAIVFERINRLGVELDTLQLLSAWTWSEDFDLQEEFQDLAEDLAPYGFKNVGEDSDLLLRCCAAILKGNASPNTIISLNGEEVRQRFQEIRKGINGAVDFLRTSLKVYSAKVLPFPTLLIPLSVFFATSNDQDTHPTHEQHEKLVHWAWRVFFTRRYSKRLEQLNADIVQITTLKNGLQSHLGEFSVDISPNFFTENIFSLSTVNTKTFILMLANEGPINFISGSPIQLESVLRDSNKKEFHHIYPKAFLSQQGIHNTKINSLVNFTILSRADNNKLGGSSPSDYRRRITQNEEALRIIMKRSLCPENIFHDDFNRFVKERTAMLVDRAKRLMGVH from the coding sequence TTGGCAGAGCCGTTATTCATAAACGAGTTGATTCATAAAGTTACAGATGGCAGTATCAGAATTCCAAGTTTTCAACGTGGATTTATTTGGGATGCAGACCGTGTTGCACATTTAATGGACTCGATGTACAAAGGTTTTCCATTTGGCTCTGTTTTATTTTGGCGAACTAAACAACCTTTAAAGACAGAAAGAACTTTGGGGCCCTTTGTTTTGCCAGAGAAGGATCCAGATTACCCCGTAGATTATGTATTAGATGGACAACAGAGGGTAACTTCTATCTTTGGGGTTTTTCAAACGGCATTGGAGCCGAAAGTGGACGAAGATCCATCAATGTTCAAAATATACTTCGACCTCTCACAAAGTAACTCTCTTCAAGACTCTTTATTCATTTTTGTTCCTGATAACGAAGTTGACCCAGAAAAACATTTTCCACTAAATCTACTATTTGATCCGCCAAGCTATCGTCGTTATTTGCGCACTATGAGTGAAGAGATAGCTGAGAAGATAGACGTACTTTTTCAAAAGTTTAATACTGCAAGGATACCAGTTCAAACTTTTTCTACTGATGATCGAACAGCCGTTGCAATCGTTTTTGAGCGAATTAATCGTCTTGGGGTAGAGTTGGATACATTGCAATTACTGTCAGCTTGGACTTGGAGCGAGGATTTTGATCTACAGGAAGAGTTCCAAGACCTTGCTGAAGATTTAGCACCTTACGGCTTCAAGAACGTTGGAGAAGACTCTGACTTACTTCTAAGGTGTTGTGCTGCCATTCTTAAGGGAAACGCTTCACCAAATACAATTATCAGCCTTAACGGTGAAGAAGTACGGCAGCGTTTTCAAGAGATTCGCAAAGGCATTAATGGAGCCGTTGATTTTCTCCGAACTTCGTTAAAAGTATATTCTGCAAAAGTTCTACCTTTTCCAACACTCCTGATTCCTCTCTCGGTGTTTTTTGCTACGTCTAATGATCAAGATACACACCCTACTCACGAACAACATGAGAAGCTAGTTCATTGGGCATGGAGAGTTTTTTTTACTCGGCGCTACTCAAAACGATTGGAGCAGTTAAATGCAGATATTGTTCAGATAACGACGCTAAAGAATGGTTTGCAGTCTCATTTGGGCGAATTCAGTGTGGATATTAGTCCAAATTTTTTCACTGAAAACATATTCAGCTTAAGTACTGTCAACACTAAAACGTTCATCTTGATGTTAGCTAATGAAGGTCCAATAAACTTTATATCTGGAAGCCCAATTCAACTAGAATCCGTCCTCAGAGACTCAAACAAAAAGGAGTTTCACCATATCTATCCAAAGGCTTTTCTAAGTCAGCAAGGAATTCATAATACTAAAATTAACTCATTGGTAAATTTTACAATTTTATCGAGAGCTGACAACAATAAGCTGGGAGGAAGTTCTCCATCAGATTACAGAAGAAGAATTACGCAAAATGAAGAGGCTCTACGTATTATCATGAAAAGATCTTTGTGTCCTGAGAATATTTTTCATGATGACTTCAACCGCTTTGTAAAAGAGAGAACTGCCATGCTGGTCGACCGTGCCAAGCGTTTGATGGGTGTACACTAG
- a CDS encoding type II toxin-antitoxin system PemK/MazF family toxin, whose translation MTTIKAGEIWVATIPFTNGISSKKRPVLILWLDGADVVLAAVTSAQPRTQTDVLLKDWSTSGLRVASTVRLSRLDCLEKSSLITKLGQLSQEDADNLREVWNTHIKPHF comes from the coding sequence ATGACGACTATTAAGGCAGGAGAAATCTGGGTTGCAACAATTCCTTTTACAAATGGAATATCTTCAAAAAAGAGACCCGTATTAATTCTTTGGCTAGATGGAGCCGATGTTGTATTAGCAGCAGTGACATCCGCGCAACCGAGAACGCAAACCGATGTGTTACTGAAAGACTGGTCAACCAGTGGTTTACGAGTTGCCTCAACTGTGCGTTTATCACGACTTGATTGCTTAGAAAAATCTTCACTAATTACCAAATTAGGGCAGCTATCTCAAGAAGATGCTGATAACTTGCGTGAAGTATGGAACACTCATATCAAACCCCATTTCTGA
- a CDS encoding alpha/beta fold hydrolase, whose product MTTYNNISIDGLNIFYREAGAKDKPTIVLLHGYPASSHMYRDLMNELSDQFHLVAPDYPGFGNSETPAIDKFEYSFDRLAEITEHFLQALGLNRFSLYVQDYGAPVGFRIASQHPDWIQALIVQNGNAYEEGLTPAWQAFRDLWSDRSEATEAPVRGFLTRDTTIFFYTAGTKSAQNINPDNWNLVQSFLDRPENAAAQMELFYNYRANLDRYPQWHEYFRSHQPPTLIVWGKNDPFFGPEGANAFKRDLKNAEVHLLDTGHFALDEEGEAIASHIRRFLPANIPFQVNN is encoded by the coding sequence ATGACTACTTACAACAACATTTCCATTGACGGTTTGAATATCTTTTATCGTGAAGCAGGGGCAAAAGACAAGCCTACAATCGTTTTACTACATGGATATCCTGCCTCTTCACATATGTATCGGGATTTGATGAACGAATTGTCTGACCAATTTCATTTGGTTGCTCCCGACTACCCTGGATTTGGCAATAGCGAAACGCCAGCGATCGACAAGTTTGAATACAGCTTCGATCGCCTCGCCGAAATTACTGAGCATTTTCTTCAAGCATTGGGATTGAATCGCTTTAGCCTGTACGTACAAGATTACGGTGCGCCCGTCGGCTTTAGAATTGCATCTCAGCATCCCGACTGGATTCAAGCCTTGATCGTCCAGAATGGCAATGCCTATGAAGAAGGCTTGACTCCCGCTTGGCAAGCATTTCGAGATTTGTGGAGCGATCGCAGCGAAGCAACTGAAGCGCCAGTGCGGGGATTCCTGACAAGAGATACAACCATTTTCTTCTATACTGCGGGTACTAAATCTGCTCAGAATATTAATCCTGACAACTGGAATCTCGTTCAGTCCTTTTTAGATCGTCCAGAAAATGCGGCTGCTCAAATGGAATTGTTTTACAACTATCGCGCCAACTTGGATCGCTATCCTCAATGGCATGAATATTTCCGCAGCCATCAACCACCAACGCTGATTGTTTGGGGTAAGAACGATCCATTTTTTGGTCCAGAGGGAGCCAATGCTTTTAAACGGGATCTAAAAAATGCAGAAGTACATCTTCTCGATACAGGACATTTTGCCCTGGATGAAGAAGGAGAAGCGATCGCATCCCATATCCGCCGATTCCTTCCAGCCAATATCCCATTTCAAGTAAATAATTAG
- a CDS encoding SMP-30/gluconolactonase/LRE family protein, protein MIETLIDLVPAHAIAEFPVNTFLESIVVEADNTLFITSHYEGKVFRIGADGVVATHAAIAGKATGLALTPNGELLLSGWDEKDTSVVWSIASDGTVELVTELPEAIFLNGLTRLDSDNYLIADSYRGAIWELNAPTKTVSIWLEHADLARTSPEEGTPAVNGLKIYDNFLYASNTQKQQIVKIPILADGLAGETEIFLTGVNIDDFAFDIEGNLYGTTHVFNSVVKIAQDGTVTTIAQLEQGMAGSTALAFGKSEGDRTSVYVTTNGGMSFPPATGIESGKVVRLEVGVAGLPLV, encoded by the coding sequence ATGATAGAAACATTAATTGACCTAGTTCCCGCCCATGCGATCGCAGAATTTCCTGTCAATACATTTCTAGAAAGCATTGTTGTCGAAGCGGATAATACTTTGTTTATCACCAGTCATTACGAAGGCAAGGTCTTTCGTATCGGTGCTGATGGAGTTGTCGCAACCCATGCAGCGATCGCAGGTAAAGCAACTGGCTTAGCATTGACACCAAATGGAGAACTGCTGCTGTCAGGTTGGGATGAAAAGGACACTTCTGTAGTATGGAGTATTGCTAGCGATGGAACGGTCGAACTTGTGACGGAATTGCCAGAAGCAATATTTTTGAATGGATTGACTCGATTAGATAGCGATAATTACTTAATTGCTGATTCCTATCGTGGTGCAATCTGGGAATTGAATGCGCCAACAAAAACCGTTAGCATTTGGCTAGAACATGCCGATCTTGCGCGTACTTCTCCCGAAGAAGGCACTCCTGCGGTCAATGGTTTAAAAATTTACGACAATTTTCTCTATGCTTCCAATACTCAAAAGCAGCAGATTGTGAAGATTCCCATTCTCGCTGATGGTTTGGCAGGAGAAACAGAGATCTTTCTCACTGGAGTTAATATCGACGACTTTGCCTTTGACATCGAAGGAAATCTCTACGGTACGACTCACGTTTTTAATAGTGTGGTGAAGATCGCTCAAGATGGCACTGTCACGACTATCGCCCAACTAGAGCAGGGCATGGCAGGTAGCACGGCTCTAGCTTTCGGTAAATCTGAAGGCGATCGCACTAGCGTCTATGTCACAACCAACGGCGGCATGTCTTTCCCTCCTGCTACAGGGATTGAATCGGGAAAGGTGGTAAGACTTGAGGTTGGCGTTGCTGGACTGCCATTGGTTTAA
- a CDS encoding antibiotic biosynthesis monooxygenase produces the protein MMKQMNQSDRMESDDTPVTVDVALNVKPSCEQEFEGILTEMISAAEMFDGHLGVNVFRPDDTSNLQYRIVFKFDHLSNYRLWESSEIRKGYLAKLNRLLVDESKLQVLTGLETWFTLSTNKAILPPPRYKMFLLTWGIIFILINFMNRLVIPNLSFLPPPLATLLVSGLMVFAMTYIIMPRITKIFAKWLYPKAS, from the coding sequence ATGATGAAACAAATGAATCAGAGCGATCGCATGGAATCAGATGATACTCCCGTAACTGTTGATGTTGCTCTCAATGTTAAGCCTTCTTGTGAGCAGGAATTTGAGGGAATCTTAACAGAAATGATTTCTGCCGCCGAAATGTTTGATGGTCATCTGGGAGTGAATGTCTTTCGCCCAGATGACACATCGAATCTTCAGTATCGGATTGTATTCAAATTCGATCACCTTAGTAATTATCGGCTTTGGGAAAGTTCAGAAATTCGCAAAGGTTATCTCGCCAAGCTCAATCGATTGCTCGTAGATGAAAGCAAACTTCAGGTTCTCACTGGTTTGGAAACTTGGTTTACTCTATCCACGAATAAAGCGATTTTACCGCCGCCGCGCTATAAGATGTTCCTTCTCACTTGGGGAATTATCTTTATCTTAATTAATTTCATGAATAGATTGGTAATCCCAAACCTTTCTTTTTTGCCACCACCTCTAGCGACTTTGCTGGTTTCAGGGCTGATGGTGTTTGCGATGACTTATATCATCATGCCACGAATTACTAAGATCTTCGCTAAGTGGCTCTATCCAAAAGCTTCTTAA
- a CDS encoding LysR family transcriptional regulator produces MKSINLAAIDLNLLVAFEALIEQRSVTKAAEKLQIGQPAMSASLNRLRGLFDDDLFVRLGRQMHPTVKAQAIAPSILAALQQIRQTITSSQSFNATNSDRTFNVGSADYSSFVLMPPLLQYCQQNAPFINFNTIGFEKDSVGDLLEHGMIDIALGVFPNPPRQTQLEPIFQERFVGIVRQGHPALRNGTMSLEAFSQLSHGLMTVRRDRTGAIDRALQAQNLQRRIALITPHMLVLPFAIASSDLVAAVPQRIALNMAKSCNLTIFELPIETPSWTVSMLWSVLSDRDEEHQWLRNTIKTVASQL; encoded by the coding sequence ATGAAATCGATAAATCTGGCGGCGATCGATCTCAACTTATTGGTTGCTTTTGAGGCATTGATCGAGCAACGCAGCGTCACGAAAGCCGCCGAAAAACTCCAAATTGGACAACCAGCGATGAGTGCATCTCTCAATCGGTTGCGCGGGTTATTTGATGATGATTTATTTGTGCGATTGGGGAGACAAATGCACCCAACCGTGAAAGCTCAAGCGATCGCACCCAGTATTTTGGCTGCTTTACAGCAGATTCGCCAGACGATTACCTCTAGTCAATCCTTTAATGCGACTAATAGCGATCGCACTTTTAATGTCGGCAGTGCTGACTACAGCAGCTTTGTACTCATGCCACCACTGTTACAATATTGTCAGCAAAATGCGCCGTTCATTAACTTCAATACAATTGGGTTTGAGAAAGATAGTGTGGGTGATTTGTTAGAACATGGGATGATTGATATCGCCTTGGGAGTTTTCCCAAATCCGCCGAGACAAACTCAATTGGAACCAATTTTTCAAGAGCGATTTGTGGGCATTGTGCGTCAGGGGCATCCTGCATTAAGAAATGGAACTATGAGTTTGGAAGCATTTTCTCAACTATCTCATGGGCTGATGACCGTAAGGCGTGATCGCACTGGCGCAATCGATCGAGCCTTGCAAGCACAAAATTTACAACGCCGAATTGCTTTAATCACTCCGCACATGTTGGTTCTGCCTTTTGCGATCGCTTCTAGCGATCTAGTTGCGGCTGTTCCTCAACGCATTGCCCTGAATATGGCTAAGTCCTGTAATCTTACGATTTTTGAACTACCAATCGAAACGCCATCTTGGACAGTTTCGATGCTGTGGAGTGTGTTGAGCGATCGCGATGAGGAACATCAATGGTTACGCAATACGATCAAGACAGTGGCGAGTCAGCTTTAG
- a CDS encoding YitT family protein translates to MPKVQTSVFQRLIDYALIVSAGLLYATALKYFVLPSEVILTGTEGIAAALSYYFENYALFIILYLVFQSALLFFAFKRVSRTFALRSLIVVVTVTIWLTLLPELRFAQPEPQNERIILVIFGGLLTGVAKAIAFQNRGSTGDEDILGAYFAMKYLKPVGSISIFAAVISTVFGLAMSILKNGKFEPVVNTLMYTCVYIFASTETLNNFYHKFKITMLAIITRLPQSVGDCIKMTSPHRTYIVQNGIGGHSGDTFSMVKTIITHEELPELIKAIENADPDNFHYYHEIDGISRHYYIPPIA, encoded by the coding sequence ATGCCAAAAGTTCAAACATCTGTGTTCCAGAGATTGATTGATTATGCATTAATTGTAAGTGCAGGTTTGCTGTACGCTACCGCATTAAAGTACTTTGTCTTACCGTCAGAGGTTATCCTCACAGGAACAGAAGGTATTGCCGCAGCATTGTCATACTACTTTGAGAATTATGCTTTGTTTATCATTCTATATTTAGTATTTCAGTCGGCACTGCTATTTTTTGCCTTTAAACGAGTCAGTAGAACATTTGCTTTGCGATCGCTGATTGTCGTTGTCACAGTCACTATATGGTTAACGCTTCTGCCAGAATTGCGCTTTGCTCAACCAGAACCGCAGAACGAGCGCATAATTTTAGTCATTTTTGGTGGACTTTTGACTGGCGTTGCCAAAGCAATAGCATTCCAGAACCGTGGCTCAACAGGTGATGAAGATATTCTTGGAGCTTATTTTGCGATGAAATATCTCAAGCCTGTCGGTTCAATCTCTATATTTGCTGCTGTGATATCTACAGTATTTGGTCTTGCCATGAGCATTCTCAAGAATGGCAAATTTGAGCCAGTAGTTAACACACTTATGTATACCTGCGTTTATATTTTTGCTTCTACTGAAACTCTTAATAATTTTTATCACAAATTCAAGATCACGATGTTGGCAATCATAACCCGTCTGCCTCAATCTGTTGGAGATTGCATCAAAATGACATCACCTCATCGCACCTACATCGTGCAGAATGGTATCGGTGGACATAGTGGTGATACCTTCTCCATGGTCAAAACAATTATCACCCACGAAGAACTTCCCGAATTGATTAAAGCTATTGAAAATGCCGATCCAGATAACTTCCACTACTATCACGAAATTGATGGTATTTCTCGTCATTATTATATTCCACCTATTGCTTAG
- a CDS encoding LysR family transcriptional regulator, with product MDRLDCIKSFVRVVETGSFSAVAKELDTTQPVISKQIAALEEYLDVQLLTRSTRKLQLTQEGERFLEHCQLLLDAASEAIASVGKRQNLTGKLRVNCSLAFGQYQIIPYLKGFLSRYPDLQLDLSMSDRFVDFLEEGIDLAIRIGEVRDPNLIVHRLGVTRRVTVASVDYFRDREVPKTPADLVNHNCIVYSNLTTGSNWHFQLSSGGTIQVAVKGNLQVDSSNGVREAILSGLGIAVCPVWVLGDLIHSEELQVILKDYQPISFPIYAVYRRGRFIPAKVRCFIEYFTNEFKLNPWVSD from the coding sequence ATGGATCGCCTCGACTGCATTAAAAGCTTTGTGCGCGTGGTGGAAACGGGGAGCTTTTCGGCGGTGGCAAAGGAACTCGACACCACTCAACCCGTGATTAGTAAACAAATTGCTGCCCTAGAAGAATATTTGGACGTGCAACTCCTAACCCGTTCGACGCGCAAGCTTCAGCTAACGCAAGAGGGAGAACGTTTTTTGGAACATTGCCAATTGCTGTTGGATGCTGCTTCGGAAGCGATCGCTAGTGTCGGTAAGCGCCAAAACCTCACTGGAAAGTTGCGGGTAAATTGTTCTTTAGCCTTTGGACAGTATCAAATCATTCCCTATCTAAAGGGATTTCTCAGTCGCTATCCCGATCTGCAACTAGATCTGTCAATGAGCGATCGCTTTGTCGATTTTCTCGAAGAAGGGATTGATCTTGCCATTCGCATCGGAGAGGTACGCGATCCGAACTTAATCGTGCATCGACTAGGTGTCACGCGGCGAGTGACCGTTGCTTCTGTTGATTATTTTCGTGATCGCGAAGTACCGAAAACACCTGCGGATTTGGTCAATCACAACTGCATCGTCTATTCCAATCTGACAACGGGCAGCAATTGGCACTTTCAGCTTTCATCGGGTGGCACGATCCAAGTCGCTGTGAAGGGTAATCTACAAGTGGATAGTTCTAATGGCGTTCGGGAGGCGATCTTATCAGGTTTGGGAATTGCAGTTTGCCCTGTTTGGGTGCTGGGCGATCTCATCCATTCTGAAGAATTGCAAGTAATCCTCAAGGATTATCAGCCGATATCCTTCCCAATTTATGCTGTCTATCGCCGAGGACGTTTCATCCCTGCAAAGGTGCGTTGTTTTATCGAATATTTCACAAATGAATTCAAGCTTAATCCTTGGGTGTCGGACTAA
- a CDS encoding VOC family protein codes for MKFGYTIIYVSDVAKSIAFFETAFGFSKKFVDDSGTYGELDTGETTLSFAAHSLGESNLPHGYVAADSSDKPLGMEIAFVTDEIESAHQKAIAAGAIEIAAPKTKPWGQIVSYVRCPDGTLVELCTPIS; via the coding sequence ATGAAATTTGGATACACAATCATTTATGTTTCAGATGTGGCTAAATCGATCGCCTTTTTTGAAACTGCCTTTGGATTTAGCAAAAAGTTTGTAGATGATTCTGGAACATACGGCGAACTCGATACTGGCGAAACAACTTTATCTTTTGCCGCCCATTCCTTGGGAGAATCTAATCTTCCTCATGGTTACGTTGCCGCAGATTCCTCAGACAAACCTTTGGGCATGGAAATCGCATTTGTAACCGATGAAATCGAATCCGCTCATCAAAAAGCGATCGCCGCAGGTGCGATCGAAATAGCAGCACCCAAAACCAAGCCTTGGGGACAGATTGTTTCCTATGTAAGATGTCCCGATGGAACGCTTGTCGAGCTATGTACTCCTATTTCTTAA
- a CDS encoding SDR family oxidoreductase, producing MNIQGSIAFVTGANRGIGKADVEALVTAGASRIYATARSIESLKDIVAIAPDRIIPIALDITNPEQVIEAAQKAQDVTLLINNAGVLGAGGLFVESSIATAQWEMNTNYFGTLSMVRAFAPILKNNGGGAIVNILSVVSVANAPVFSSYSASKAALNSLTQGIRAELASQGTQVIGVFPGPVDTDMAEAVPMDKVAPIEVANLILLAIEKGIEDVYPDPVSQGVFSEIQAPLKAIEKQFSGWLPQ from the coding sequence ATGAACATTCAAGGATCGATCGCATTTGTAACAGGCGCAAATCGTGGCATTGGTAAAGCTGATGTGGAAGCACTAGTCACAGCAGGCGCAAGCCGTATTTATGCGACAGCGCGTTCGATTGAATCGCTCAAGGATATCGTGGCGATCGCCCCAGATCGAATTATTCCCATTGCCTTAGACATTACCAATCCCGAACAAGTGATTGAAGCGGCGCAAAAGGCTCAAGATGTCACCCTCTTAATTAACAATGCTGGTGTATTGGGTGCTGGTGGGTTGTTTGTCGAGAGTAGCATTGCAACAGCGCAGTGGGAGATGAATACTAATTACTTCGGTACTCTCTCGATGGTTCGTGCCTTCGCTCCAATTTTGAAGAATAATGGTGGTGGCGCGATCGTTAACATTCTATCGGTAGTATCTGTTGCAAATGCACCCGTATTTAGTTCCTACAGCGCATCTAAAGCTGCCCTCAATTCTTTGACCCAAGGTATTCGCGCTGAACTTGCTTCACAAGGAACGCAGGTGATTGGCGTATTCCCTGGCCCAGTGGATACAGATATGGCAGAAGCAGTGCCAATGGATAAAGTTGCGCCGATCGAAGTTGCGAATTTGATTTTGCTAGCTATTGAGAAAGGTATTGAAGATGTTTATCCCGATCCTGTATCTCAAGGGGTGTTTTCTGAGATTCAGGCTCCTCTTAAAGCGATTGAGAAGCAGTTTTCAGGTTGGCTGCCTCAATAA
- a CDS encoding TetR/AcrR family transcriptional regulator, producing MSKDTVVAKLSDVFRQHGYEGASLSKISEATGLGRASLYHYFPKGKEEMAATVIDRLYTDLDANLLKPLQGKGKPLDRIRAMGKTLNLFYNNGCSSCFLDLLSFGEAQTLFQAPIQQTLSAWISALADVLVEAGQDMKVARSNAEDAIAQIEGTLILSRCLGNNEPFKRAISNLPKILGL from the coding sequence ATGTCTAAAGATACTGTAGTTGCTAAATTAAGTGACGTGTTCCGCCAGCACGGTTATGAAGGCGCATCCCTTTCTAAAATTTCGGAAGCGACTGGGTTGGGTAGGGCTAGTTTGTACCATTACTTCCCTAAAGGAAAAGAGGAGATGGCGGCAACTGTAATCGATCGCCTTTATACAGATTTAGATGCAAATTTATTGAAACCACTACAAGGAAAGGGCAAACCCTTAGATCGGATTCGCGCTATGGGTAAAACCCTCAATCTGTTTTACAATAACGGCTGTTCGTCTTGCTTCTTAGATCTTCTATCATTTGGGGAGGCGCAAACCTTATTTCAGGCTCCCATTCAGCAGACTCTATCTGCATGGATCTCGGCTTTGGCAGATGTTTTGGTTGAGGCTGGACAGGATATGAAAGTCGCTCGTAGTAACGCTGAAGATGCGATTGCCCAGATTGAGGGGACGTTGATTTTATCTAGATGTTTGGGTAATAACGAACCATTCAAAAGGGCGATCTCTAACTTGCCAAAGATTTTAGGACTCTAG
- a CDS encoding SDR family oxidoreductase → MAMTKKVAVITGSHKGLGYAIARQLAQKEDIQVVITSRNPQDSIAAQKRLSDEGHQVDAHPLDVTSDDSVKEFATWLQQTYGRVDILVNNAGVNPTMQQDEASLLTVDIETMLTTFNTNVLAVVRITKALIPLMRANNYGRIVNVSTEMASLNSMSSDYYPLAPSYRLSKVGLNGLTAIFAKELQGSNILINAYSPGWMKTDMGGSDAPFTADEGAETAAYLATLPEGGAQGGFFAEMRKFGGAIALPW, encoded by the coding sequence ATGGCTATGACTAAGAAAGTTGCTGTAATTACTGGAAGTCACAAGGGATTGGGCTATGCGATCGCCCGTCAGTTAGCCCAGAAAGAAGATATTCAGGTGGTAATCACCAGTCGCAATCCTCAAGACAGTATTGCCGCCCAAAAGCGCCTTTCTGATGAAGGGCATCAAGTAGATGCACATCCTCTTGATGTAACTAGCGATGATAGCGTTAAGGAGTTTGCAACTTGGTTGCAGCAAACCTATGGCAGAGTCGATATTCTCGTTAATAATGCAGGTGTAAATCCCACGATGCAGCAGGATGAAGCAAGTCTGCTCACTGTAGATATAGAAACGATGCTGACGACTTTCAACACTAATGTATTGGCAGTAGTAAGAATTACCAAAGCATTGATTCCATTGATGAGAGCCAATAATTATGGGCGGATCGTGAATGTATCTACAGAAATGGCTTCTCTCAATTCGATGAGCAGCGACTATTATCCCTTGGCTCCTTCCTATCGTTTATCCAAGGTTGGCTTAAATGGATTGACTGCCATCTTTGCCAAGGAACTACAGGGCAGTAATATTTTGATCAATGCCTATTCTCCTGGTTGGATGAAAACGGATATGGGCGGCTCTGATGCGCCATTTACCGCCGATGAAGGTGCGGAAACTGCGGCGTATTTGGCTACCTTGCCAGAGGGTGGCGCTCAAGGTGGTTTCTTTGCGGAAATGCGGAAGTTTGGCGGTGCGATCGCTTTACCTTGGTAG